The stretch of DNA attcgtcttacaaattacagacaaactgtgtaattagttatttttttatccatatttaatgttttattcatgtgtcgtaagatttgatgtgacagaaaattttgaaaagtttttggagttTTGAGGTGAAATAAACAAGTCCTCGGTGTATTTGTATTTGGTCTGGGTGAGGACTTTGGGTTTACATTACTTTTTGGCAAAGATTCATTGGAGTGGGTCAAATATATCCTGCCAATGGACACTAGTATTTAGCAACGGAGATCCGACGGATGATttaacataaaaataaaatacttATAGCAACGTTACACTACTGGAAACTCGAATAGTTCTGTGAGTGATGAATTTTTCTATGCGTTTTTCTCGGTACGCACAGAAAAATACAAAGTTTTCTATCAGTTTCACTATATATCGACAGAAAAATACAAAAGCACACAGGAAAAATAGCATGGCGGTATTCGCATTGTTCTGTGGGTTTTTGCACACACAGAACAAATCGAGTTTCCAGTAGTGAACGGACTATACATCAAAATATTGAATTTCAACAAAGGAGGATCAAAGGATATGTTTAGCAACGGACCGTTCAATAGACATTTaatgttgtggtgtagtgaatTGCTAGTAGCAAATGATAGTGGTCTGTTGAGATGAACGCTTTGCATATCAAGAAAAATAGCTAGTGAGTTTTTaatttataagagttatagatttaCCGTGTTGAACAAATCCAATATATTAATTCTCATCTCGGGTCCGCACGTAGAAGATGGCCGTGCGCATGCAGGTTGCAGGCTGCAACTGGGAAAGAGCCCAACACACACGTACAAACGGAGACGGCGGAGTCCTGCGCCAatacattttatttatttatttatgtaaataaataaaagtactGCGTCTATCTGAAATTAATATATATAACCTAGATTCCTGGTGCGTGACACCTGATGGTATACAAACCGAATCCGTGTTCCGTCGTAATTATGCATCGAGACTTACTCCTGTCCGCTGTCCCCCATttagcaatatttttctcttacaacaaattaGTGATCAATATAGTATTTTCTGTTATAGcttataagcaaaacaaataaggtggtgtttggttgggattggtaaagtttaacaggtactgtagtattttgtttcatttgaaaattattatctaatcacaaactaattaagctcaaaagattcgtctcgcaaattactctcttgtgtttttagtttcgtaaataatatatatttactATTCCATGCATGAACATTCTATGTGATGGACGGTAAATTTATTGGAGGAAACCAAACACCCCGTAGTCCGCTGAGATGATTGAGCCGTGAACATGTACACTCGTTAAGAAAGAGTTTTTCACGCTATTAGCATAAATTTGATCCACATTCCTATTTTGGAAACGCACGTTCGTGGGATATAGAAGGTGGCACACACCATGTTTAACGGTGGCAAAAACCTAGGACGTCGACGGGACTAACCCATTGCCGGTTTGCCACAACTCAAACGTTGAACTAACATGGTTTTCCTTCTAGGCGTATAAGGTTTTAGCTAGGTCTCAAAGATCTCACTAGGCGATTTTTGCTACGTCTTGAAGATGTCACTAGCTAGCATGTATCGTGCTCCTAACGAGACGTAGTCAACATCACTCAGGGGTAGCATGTCCCTAACGAGACGATAGTCAACATCACTCAGGGGTAGCATGTCTATTTAATGTGCTGCAATTTGGTTGATGCTAATGCTGATTTTttatgagagaaaaaatattttttcttcgCTAAAAAGTACCGTTGAATTAATTTAAGTGAACAAGGCAGAGCATATAAGGTAACTGACAAATAGTTCAAGCAACATGGTCCCGAGCACGACATTAGAGTGCCAACAATATGAGTGCCAAGGACTAATGCATACAAGgtttcaatatatatatatatatatatatatatatatatatatatatatatatatatatatatatatagtaaataTTAGGCACACGCTATAAGAAAATCAACCTTCTTCCCATAAAATCTCCttaaaatattattaatatttatataacaTTTAAATTATATCCTAATAACTTATATAATTTTTAAAAAGCAAAACTAACCTAAAACAATCTAATTTAATAACTTCGGGTCTACAGCTACGACGTAGTCGAGTTCGACGGAACCCAACCAAAGCTTGTCATCTTTATCTGAGACATCAGACAGTGTGACGCTCTTGTCCTCTGCCGTCATCTCATCGCGTTGCACGCCCTTTGAATCTAGGCGTACACCGACGATGTGTTTGCCAGCCGCTATCGCCTCTCCATCGATCTTCTCCCTGTTAAGCGCAACCCAGTAGCCTCCTTTTGCGTCACGCCTGATATTGTCTGGGTAGCCAGGCAAGTCAGCAAAGAGCTCATAGGTTCCCGCTTTAGGCCCTTTAATAAAGAACCTGAACAATTGGCACGGCCCTGTATGAGCCACCACGACGTGTGTTCTGTCGGTGCTAACTGCGACACCATTAGGGTAGGGTAGAGCATCCTTGAGAACAATAACACGCTTGCCCCGTGCGTCGTACTTCATCAGCCGGCCGGAGGCGTCACGGTTTGTCATGATATCCGTGTTGTGCCGCCGCGTGTACGACGTGCTGCTGTCCGTGAAGTACACATCGCCGGTGGACTGGTCGATGTCGACGCCGTTGACGAAGGTGAACGCGCCACCGTCGGCCTTGGCTGCCACCACCTTGGCCTCACCGCCTGCCGGGCCAACCTTGAGAAGCCCGTGGTAGGCGTCGGCGATGTACAGATCGCCGGTCCTGATGTTGAACTGGAGCCCAAGGGGGCGGCCACAGACGTCCTCGGTGTCGCCCGGACGCGCCGGAGAGGCCTTGCAAGACGGGTTGTGGGCGTAGCTAGTGCTGTAGGCGAAGGTCGTCCAGCCACGGCCGCTGCCGCCCCACCTGAGCACGCGGCCGTCCGAGACGCCGGCGTAGGGACCCTGGCCTCTGCGGTCGAAGGCCAGGCTCTCGGCGCCGGTGACACCACCCGGTAGAGAGATGAAAtcgaaggcggcggcggcggtgctggAGCCATACTTTGGGACGTGGATGTTCCTGGCCGCCGTAAAAACGATCTGAAGCAAGCAGAGGAGGAAGAGAATGCGTGACGACATTGCAACAAGTGGTTTTGATGGACGGGTTGATAGGCACATCTATGTAGTACATAAGTATATATATGAGCTCAGTTGTACGCGTGACGATCTCTGTGCGAGTTGAATTGTATGGAGTGCAAACACTCATTGGTTGCCTGCACGCCCGGTTGCCTGCACGCCCGAGGTGTAGTATACGATTAGGACAGGGGTTAGTTAGTTGTTGACGTCCACGGCCACACGTAGTAACAACTCTGTACGATCGAGCTAGGTTAAGGTTgaattttttaatttttctcTTCTTCCTTTTGTAAGCAAAGAGCAATGAGGTTTACTAAGCTACTACCACTACAAGAAAGTCTTCTAATAATACGCGTTCAACCAATACGCAATTACAGAACATGTGCCCTCTCTGCCCTGCGCGGACTAAATTGATATTTGAGGACGGAAGCACTAGatttttttcatttatatatatatggggtgtttgggactactccacaaactctgctccacaaattccatcatggagcagctccacaaaaaactggagtttgtggagtacctctttaggtgctctcacaactccaccctttttcctcgaactgagtgcgtggagctgaaaccgtttggctaaaaaacatggagcggagctgaaaaacgtgaagcggggcagtcccaaacaccccataGTATACATATAACATCCACGATAATTTCTTACATGTCCAAGGCGCAGTACACAAATTTCAAAAGCTGAAGCTGCCGGCTCTATTCATGAAACTAGACATCCACAAGGCATTTGATACGGTAAGCTGGAGCTACTTGTTGAAGATTCTGCAGGCTCTGGGTTTTGGGCCACGATGGCGCGAATAGGTCTCCATTCTCTTCCGAACAGTCGCATCGTGCACGCTACTTAATGGTCAAAAAGGGATCAGCTTCAGCCATGCCAAAGACATCTGTCAAGGGGACCCTCTCTCTCCCATGCTTTTTATTTTGGCCATCGATCCTTTGCAACGCCTACTTGACTTGGCAACCTAGCAGGAAATCATAACCCCCTTGCCTTCAGCAGCAGCTAAATGGAGAACCTCTATGTATGCAGATGACACGGCAATTTTCATCAACCCGCTAAGAGACGATGTTGTGACAATCAAAACAATCCTAGAAAAATTTTCAGGTCTCCATATAAACTTACAGAAAAGCTCCATCCACCCGATCAGATGCGAAGAAGTCGATCTCGGCTCATTATTGTCCCCATTCACAGGTATTAGAGGCACTTTCCCTTGCAAATACCTGGGACTACAGCTACATATCAGAACACTACAGAAAATCCACATGCAGCCACTCATTGAGCGCATTGGGCAACGAATACCGGGATGGAAAGGAAGATGGCTTAATAGGGCAGGGCGCCTAGCACTCGTCTCTTCAGTCCTATCGGCCATGCCAACTTATCACCTCACAGTTAGGAGATCGTTCTTATGGAAAGGGGATGAGAATGCAAATGGAGGACATTGTTTGGTGAATTGGCCAACGGTCGCCCGGCCAAAGGATCTGGAAGGGCTAGGGGTACCTGACCTAGAGAGACTTGGCCACGCACTCCGACTTCGTTGGCTGTGGCAGGAGTGGACGGAAGAGTCCAAACCATGGACTGGGATGGACCTCCCTTGCAGCCACGTCGATCGACTATTGTTCAATGCGTCAACCATAGTCACCATAGGAGACGGCGTAAAGGCTAGTTTCTGGCACAACAATTGGCTTGAGGGAGAAGCACCGAAGTATTTGGCCCCAAATCTCTTCCAATTAGCCAACAGGAAGAATAGGACAATCCAGCAGGAACTCTGTAACGGCAATAGGATACGCTCCCTAGGCCATTGCATCACCACTGCCACCCACATTGAGGAATTTGTCTCCCTCTAGATCAGAATCCATAATGTTCTCTCACCCAAGGTGTCAAAGACTCCATCACTTGGAAATGAACGCGAGATGGAAATTACTCCACCTGCTCAGCGTACCGTGCCCAATTCAGTGACTCGTTCTCAAAATTCCGAAAGGACCTCATTTGGAGAGCACTTGTGAAAAATAAGTGCAAGGTATTTGTATGGATCCTGATACACGGGAAACTACTAACAGCAGACAACTTGGTAAAAAGGGGTTGGCCATATGAGGAAAAGTGTGTGCTGTGTAAAGATGTCAACGGGGACCCGCCCGATCCTCGATTCTCGTGGGGAATTCACCTATTAGGGGACAGAGATGAGACTATAATCATGCCCACGGGGGATTAAATGGGGAAAAAGCTTCCCCCGTCGGGTCTGGTAGCCTGTTCCCCGTCCCAGTTTCCCCGTATCCCCGTTTCTCAAATACAGCCCATATAACCTGTGTACTCGACTACTCGGTCCATCAAAGCACGCGTtgaatatacatatataagcaCTAGAAAACCTAACTGCTCCTCAGTCCTCATCCTCTCCTCTTGTGTCTACCCGCTGCCGCCGCATTGCTTAGCCGCGCCACACATGGCGCGCTGCTGTGCAGTCCATGAGGTGACCCTATGCAGGCATCCGCTCGACCCTTCAACAGCAGCTGCGCATCCTGCTTGGCTCCCCATCGGCAGCAGAGGAGCATCCACGCGTGGCTCCCTACGGGCAAAAATTGCATGCGTCCCCAAGGCAGCAAGACCAGCGGTGGTTTCTTGAAGCAGCTAGGCAGTGCAGGTTCAGATCAAGATTTTACCGCCATAGATTTTTTCCTTCACGTCACTGCTCAAGATCTTCTATGGCCACACAGTAGATTGAGCCATTCGTTATGCTCATTAATGTCCTGGTTCTTGCTATTTAGCTATTTCTGGATTTGTGATTCATGTTATACTATAGTGTATTGATAACCTTATGTAAATAGTGATGATTTGAACGATTGTGAATGACAATAAATTAATGTGTATGCGGGGACGGGGATCCCCGACGGAGATTTTTCCCCACGCGGGTACGGGGATGGGGGAGAAATTGCCCCCGTGAGCTttgacggggacggggacggggattTTTTCTCCTCacggggacggggatggggaGGTATTCCCGACGGAGAATTCCCCGTTGCCATCTCTAGTGCTGTGCAATAAGCCTTTGGAGACTGGGCTACACCTATGTTTATGCTGCTCATTTGCTAAGGCAATTTGGAGTCAAATCCTAGTTTGGGAACATTTTGACGTCCTCCTGGGACCGCAACAGAACGACCCCCCAAATATTTGTCACTGGTGGGAGAACACTGCAAGCAAGTGTCTTGTCCGGAGTGAAGACGCTTCAACGGCATAGTCATCTATATCTTCTGGAACCTCTGGAAAGAGACGAACAGACGAATATTCAATAATGCCTATGAAACGATaaggagtttttctttcttgctgTTGTACCGACTGGACTGTTTTTGGTCCTATTTGTGCATAAAACACTCTGTTCTTAATTGAagggcagagctcctgccattttttcaaaaaaaaaaagtatacatataacTAATAAAATTATTCATATTAATTTAcatattttttctcttttttctttttcaaacaTTATGGACATATAGATAATCTTAAATATCTATctgtagtttttttttctttttctgcgATTGTGTCAAGTATGTTTTTTATTAAGCAGAAATAGAGTTTAACAATACAAAGCTTGGATGGCAATTGGTGATTTCCGGTCCAAATAAACACCCCAAGACATTACTCAGTTGTGATTACAAATAAACTATTTGGCGACAGCGTGGAGCTACTAGCACGTACGGCAGCAAAGTGGCACAGACGTCGTGGGTTCGATCGTTGTCGGGCACCAAGCGCATGTTTTTCACACGAAAAATTACGTGACTTGTAACCAAA from Sorghum bicolor cultivar BTx623 chromosome 8, Sorghum_bicolor_NCBIv3, whole genome shotgun sequence encodes:
- the LOC110437637 gene encoding protein STRICTOSIDINE SYNTHASE-LIKE 10-like, giving the protein MPALDAYRRLLLRSTRYQYRLPLPGGVTGAESLAFDRRGQGPYAGVSDGRVLRWGGSGRGWTTFAYSTSYAHNPSCKASPARPGDTEDVCGRPLGLQFNIRTGDLYIADAYHGLLKVGPAGGEAKVVAAKADGGAFTFVNGVDIDQSTGDVYFTDSSTSYTRRHNTDIMTNRDASGRLMKYDARGKRVIVLKDALPYPNGVAVSTDRTHVVVAHTGPCQLFRFFIKGPKAGTYELFADLPGYPDNIRRDAKGGYWVALNREKIDGEAIAAGKHIVGVRLDSKGVQRDEMTAEDKSVTLSDVSDKDDKLWLGSVELDYVVAVDPKLLN